The nucleotide window GCCTGATTTCGCCGTGCGCACGCAACTCGCTAGCGGATCGCTCGCGATGGTGCTGTCCGGATTCACGCACGACCGTATTCCGTTTCGCGCGCTTTGGCCTTCGGGACGTATGACGCCGCCTAAGGTGCGCGTGTTCGTCGATTTCCTCAATCAGCATCTGTTTCCGGATGCGGATACGGCGAAAACAGGCTCGACATGAAGCCCCGCTTTTCGCGAATCCTGAAGCACCGCAAATACTAACGCGCGGCCGCCAGAAAGCCGTGAATCTGTGCAACAACGGCCGCGCCTTCTCCGACTGCCGACGCGACGCGCTTGGTCGACCCCGAACGCACATCGCCGATTGCGAACACGCCTTCGACGCTCGTCTGCAACGGCATCGACGGCACGCCGGCGTCGGCCAGATCGGTGCCGGTCAGCACGAAGCCGTTGCTATCGCGCAGCACGCCGCAGCGGCTTAACCAGCCCGTATTCGGTTCCGCGCCGATAAACACGAACAGATGGTGCGTCGTCATGCTGCCTTCGATGCCGCCCGCGCCGCGGTAATGCACGCGTTCGAGACGCGCGGCGCCTTCGAGCGCGGTCAGTTCGATACGCGTATGAACGGTCACATTCGGCAGCGACATCACGCGTTCGGCCAGATAGTGCGACATGCTCTTCGCGAGACTCGCGCTGCGAAGGAACACGTGAATGTGCTCCGCATGCGCGGCGAGAAAGACGATCGCTTGCCCTGCCGAATTGCCGCCGCCGACGAGCAGCACGGGCTCTTTCCGGCACAGCCTCGCCTCGATCGGCGTGGCCCAGTAATAGACGCCGCCGCGCTCGAAGCGCGCGAGCTCATCGACGGCGGGACGCCGGTATTCGGCGCCGCTCGCGATGACGACCGTGCGTGCCGTAATGCGGCGGCCGTCCGCGAGTGCGACGACAGGCGGTTGCCGCTCGCAATCGAGCGCGGTGACTTCGCACGGAATGCCGATGTGCGCGCCGAACTTCTGCGCCTGGTTGAAGGCGCGGGCCGCGAGTGCCTGGCCCGTGATGCCGGTCGGAAAGCCGAGATAGTTTTCGATGCGCGAACTCGTGCCCGCCTGGCCGCCCGGCGCGCGGCAGTCGAGCGCGGCAACCGAGAGGCCCTCCGAAGCGGCATACACGGCCGTCGCGAGCCCCGCCGGCCCGGCGCCGATGATCGCGACGTCGTAGACGTGCGTCGGATCGAACTCCGGAATCAGGCCGAGGCAGGTCGCGAGTTGCCCCTCATCGGGATTGCGCAACACCGTACCGTTCGGGCACACGACAAGCGGAAAATCGTCGGGCTGCGGTGTCAGGCGCTCGAGCAGCGCGATGGCTTCGGCATCCTGAGCGGCATCGAGCGTGGAACTCGGAAATGCGTTGCGCCGCAGGAAGTTCTGCAACGCAAGCAGTTGCGCATCGCTCGACGAACCGACCAGCACGACGCCATGACCGCGCTCCATTACGAGCATGCGGCGCAGAATCAGCGCGCGCATGATTTTTTCGCCGATGTCCGCCTCGCTGATCATCATGTTGCTGAGCCCGTCAGGCCGCAGCAGGATCGCTTCGACGTCGTCGACGGCATGCGCGTCGACGACTGCGGGCTTGTTCGATAGCTGGCTGACGTCGGACGTGAAATCGCCGCGGTGCGTATACGTGTGAATAATCCGCTCGTGACCGAGGCCGTCGCGGCCCATGATCCGCACCCTGCCCGCCAGCAGAACGAACATGCCGGGGCAAGGGCGGCCAGCCTGATAGAGCAGTTCGCCTTTGCTGAAGCGCGATAGGCTGCCGAAGCGGCGCACGCGTTCCACTTCCGCTTCGGCGAGCACCGGAAACATCTGCGCGAAACGCGGATGGGCAAGTACCGAGGGATCTTCGGCAGTCGATGCATCGTCGGCTTCGAACGCGTCGTCGACTGGCTGACCGGGTTCGGAAACATTGCCTGATGTCGAACTGGGCTCGTTGCTCATGGCGAATCGTCCTCTGGCGGTGCGTCGGCGCCGCGATCGATAGAAAGCACTGCGGGGTGCACTGCGGGAAGCACTGCGGGGTGCACTGCAGGAAGCAACGCGGGCGCACCGCGACGCCCTCGCTGGTTTTCAGCTTGCCTTCAATAGCGTAGACGAATCGGTGCGGTGCAGCCGGAAGTTTCCGCTGACGCTTGCTGGGCGGGGGACGATGCGCACGCGGGGACCGCCGCGCTTGCGGGCTACGCGTCCGGTGCGCGGCTCGAATCCCTTATGACGGCGCATACGCGACGTGGTCCGTGGCGTCGGAACGCTGGTTACCGCGCCGGCTGCGTCCCGGCCGCCGAGCCTCGCTTACGCGCGCGTGCGCCCGCCCCACAAATCGGCGGGCCCGAACCGGTCCGCGCCTTGCGTGGCCAGCATCCAGCCCGGGTATTCGGGCGGCAGCGCGCTCGCCTTGTCAATTGCCGCGAGCTCGTCGTCGCTCAGCGTCATCTCGATCGCGGCAAGATTGTCGTCGAGTTGTGCGCGGCGCTTTGCTCCGACGAGAACCGAGGTCACGACGGGGCGGGACAGCAGCCACGCGAGCGCGACGCGAGCCGGGCTGCATTGACGCGCCTGCGCGATCGGCGCGATCGCATCGAGTACATTCCACGCGCGTTCTTTATCGACGATCGGAAAATCGAACGTCGAGCGGCGCGAGCCGTCCGGGTTCTGATTGTGGCGGCTGAATTTACCTGAAAGCAGACCGCCTGCGAGCGGGCTCCAGACGAGCAGGCCAAGCTTTTCGTATTCCATCAGCGGCGCGAGCTCGCGTTCGAGATCGCGGCCTGCCAGCGAGTAATACGCCTGCACGGTCGCGAAGCGCTCGTAGTTCTTCTGGTTCGAAATGCCGAGCGCCGTCGCGATGCGCCACGCGGCCCAGTTCGAGACACCGATATAGCGCACTTTGCCCTGGCGGACCATATCGTCGAGGGCGCGCAGGGTTTCGTCGAGCGGCGTCAGGACGTCCGTCGCATGGATCTGGTAGAGATCGATGTAATCGGTCTGCAAGCGGCGCAGGCTCGCGTCCACGGCATCCATCAGATGGCCGCGCGATGCGCCGACTGCATTGCGGCCCTGACCCATGCGCGTGTATCCCTTCGTTGCGATGACGACGTCGTGCCGCGCCACTTGCAGATTCCGGAATGACTGGCCAAGCGTCGTTTCGCTTTCCCCGAACGAATACACATCGGCGGTATCGAAAAAATTGATACCCGCTTCGATGCTGGCACGCACGAGATCGTCCGCTTGCGCCTGTCCGACGTCGCCGATATGCCGGTACACGCCCTGACCGCTGCTGAACGTCATCGTGCCCAGGCAGAGCTGGGATACCAGCAGGCCCGTATTGCCCAACGGTTTGTATTTCATGTTCGAACTCCGTAAAAATGATCTTGAAGGGTGCTCGAAGCGACCACGCAGAGCCGGCGAGTTCCTCGATGGTCTGCGTAGTACGTCTCGCATGTGATTCATTGTGGACGCTGGTCGAGTACAAATAAATGGAACAATCAGGCATTTAAAATTCCCCCATGAGGAATTAAACTGGGCGTCGCCTTTCGTCTCATGCTAGGGCTAGCATGCTCAATCGACTCGAAATACTGAAGATATTTGCCGCCGCGGCCACATCGCCGACGTTCCGCGAGGCCGCGAAGCGGCTTGGCGTATCGCCGCAAGTCGTCACGCGCGCGGTGCGCGAACTCGAAGAAACGGTTGGCGAAACGCTCTTTCATCGCAGCACGCGGCGTATCCAGATCACCGCGTTCGGACAGTCGTTCGCACAGAATGCGCAGGCCGCGTTATCGGCGGTCGACGGCCTCTTCGCGCCTCATGTCGTTCGCGCCGACGAAGCGGTCGGCATCGTTCGCATTACCGCGTCGTCCATGATCGGGCGTCGTTTCGTATTGCCGGTCCTCGTCGGCTTGACGAAGCGATATCCGGGCCTCGTGCCCGATCTCAGGTTGTCGGATGTGCCTGCGCCTGTCGTCGACGAGCAGATCGATATCGGCGTGCGCGTCGGCGCGATCGGCGATAACCGCTTCGTAGCGCGTATGGTCGCGTCGTTGCCGATGTGGGTGGTCGGCTCGCCGTCGCTGATCGAAAGCGTAGGTGAGCCGAAGAGCCTCAAGGAACTCGAGTCGATGCCGATGACGTGTCTGATCGACCGTGCGAGCGGGCGCCCGTGGCCGTTGATATTTCGCGGGGAGCGGCAGGTTCAGCCGGCATCGCCGGCTTTCGTGACCGACGACACCGAAGCCGAGATCGAAGCGGCCTGTGCGGGGTTAGGCTTCAGCCAATCGGCGGAGTATCTGCTGCGCCCGTATATCGAAGCGGGACAGCTGGTGCGCGTGCTGTCCCGCTTCGAACCGGAGCCGTGGAAATTGCACGTCTACCGGCCGCAGCGCGGGCCGGTTCCTCGACGCATCCGGGTCGTCTACGACGAACTGGTCGAGAAGCTTGGGGATGCGTCACCGCGCGCATAGTGCCTTGTACGTCGCGGTGCAAGCCGCACCAGCACATGCGCGCGACGGCGATCACCGTGCATTCAACGCGGAATGATCTGCTCCGCCTTCAGTCGATCGAACAGCGCAAAGAACGCATCGGGCGTGCTTTGATAATCGAGAAAGCCTGCCTTGCGGCTTTTGCTCATGTCCGTCAGTACTTCCATCGGCCGGCCGAGATCGGCGTCCGTGTGCCACCACGAAACCAGCGCGTTCACGTCGGGCTCCTTCAACTGATGGCGCGCCGCGATCTCTTTCCATTGCTTGCCGGCGTCCTGCATCCGGCTTTCGAGCGGGCGCGTCCGACCGTCGAACGGTGCGGGCGCGATGCCGAAGTAGTCGGCAATGCGCGACCACATCCATTTCCAGCGGAACACATCGCCGTTCACGACGTTGAAGTCTTCGTTGCGCGCATTCGGCGACGTCGCCGCCCATTCGAGATGCCGCGCAAGCAACCGCGCGTCGGTCATATCGGTGAGGCTCTCCCATTGGGCGGCGGAGCCGGGGAACACGAACGGCTGGCCCGTCTGCTTGCACAGCGTGGCATAGACGGCGAGCGTCACGCCCATATTCATCGCATTGCCGAGCGCGAAGCCGATGATCGTGTGCGGGCGATGCACGCTCCAGCCGAAGCCATACTGCCGCGCGGCTTCGAACACGCGGTCTTCCTGCTCGTAGTAGAAGTTATCGACGGGCTGCCGGCCCTGTTCTTCACGAAACGGCGTGAGCGGCACATTGCCTTGCGCATACGCTTCAAAGGGCCCGAGGTAGTGCTTGAGCCCCGTGACGAGCGCCGCATGCCCGAGTGTGCCGGTCGGGCCGAGCGCGTCGAGCACATGTTTGACCATGGCCCCGTTGACGCGAATATTCTCGCGCTCGGTGGCCTGCCGCGACCACGCGGTAAAGAACACATGACTGAACTGACGGCCGCGCAATGCGTCGGCAACGGATTGCTGCGAAGTGAGATCGGCGCTGACGGAATCGATGCCGCCTTGCGGTGGCGTGCGTCCGCGCGAAAGGCCCGTTACGTGCCAGTCGCCGCATGCGAGCAGATGTTGCGCGAGATTGCCGCCGACAATGCCGGTCGCGCCGATGATCAATGCCTGTTTTTCCATGGAGAATCCTTTAGCGAATGTCGACGCGCTTCTGGAACCGGCGTATACGGTCCGGCCGACAGAGGCCTGTCCGTGCAGCACGTCGCCGATGTCGTCAGCTTCAACGGAAGAAACCGCCAATCATAGTCTCTTCATCGGCTCCGAGCAGCGGACCCGACATCATCGCGTCGATCTGCGCCGTCGCGCAGGCGCCGTTTCATTGGCGCCGTCTCAACGATGCAAGCACGACCGCGCCGCATATCAGCACGCCACCAAGCGCGGTCCTCAAAGCAGGCGTCTCGCCGATCAGCAGCCATGCCAGCGCGATGCCGTACACGGGCTCGAGACCGAACACGACGCTCGTCGTTTGCGCGTTGAGATGCTTGAGGCTCGCAATGACGAGACCTTGCCCGAGCGCCGTAAAGACGACGCCAAGCACGATCAGATAAAGCCAGTCGCTGGCCGATATGGGGTTTTGCGCCTGCAGCGCGAAAGGCACGATACATATCGCGGCGATGGCCTGCTGATAGAACGACACGCAGGCCGACGGATAGCGCGCCGTGTATTGGCGGCTCAACAACGCCAGCACCGCATAAGCCAGGGCGGAGAGTATTCCCCACAGTACGCCTTGCGTCAGGTGATTGCTGAAATCGAGGCTCGGTGTGACGAGCGCCAAACCCAGCGTCACGACCAGCGCCGTCATGATGTCGTCGCGCCGGATCCGTTCGCCGAATACGAGGGGCTCGAGAAAAGTCGTGAATAACGGAAAAGTCGAAAACGACAATAAGCCGATCGCGACTGTCGAGACCTGAATGGAGTGGAAAAAACTGAACCAGTGCAGTGCGAGGATGACGCCGGAAAGTGCCAGTGCGGCGGCGTCCTTGAGCGTGGCGAGCCGCAGGCTTTTTCTGGCGACCCACGCGAACAGCAGCAGCGCGAGGCTGCCGAATACGGTCCGGCCGGCCGTCAATTGCGCGGCGCTGACAGTCAGTAATTTGGCGAAAAGGCCGGCGCAGCCGGCCAGCAATACGGCGAAATGAATCTGCGCCAGCCCGAGCGTGTGATTTCTTTCGTATTTATGCATCGGGCAAGGATACCGCAGTTACCCGGTAATCGGACTTGCCCTTACGTTGCCATTGCGCAGTGGGTTTCGCCTCAATTGCCAATTGACGCGATATTCTGTCTAATATTCGCCGCGAAGGAGTCTGATTTATTTTGGTTTTATAACCCAAACAACAGCCCTCGATAAAAAAACGATGAACCCACTGCTACCGCTCAGAATCCAGGTGAGCCGCCACGCGCGCATGCTCGCTGGATATTTCCCTGCTGCATTTTCACGCGACGAATCGGACGGCATCGATATTCGCGGCACCATTACGCCGAGGCTGCTGAACGGCAACACGGTGCTGAATCTGAATTACAGCGACGTCGACCGTTTTACGTCGAATACCGGGTCGACAGCCACGCTTTTCGTCGCGCGAGGCGAAGACCTCGTGCGCGTAACGACGTCCGTCAAATTGCAAAGCGGCGAGCGAGCCGTGGGTACCGAGCTCGATCGTTCGCATCCCGCTTACAGGCTGCTGCTTGGCGGGCAGTCCTATACCGGTTACGCGACCTTATTCGGCAAGCAATACATGACGCAGTACGAGCCCATCGTCGATAGCGCGGGGCAGGTGATCGGCGCGCTGTATGTCGGCTTCGATGTCAGCAAGGCCTGGACATTATCGACGAGCGCCAGGCTCGCTTTGCTGACCTTCGTTGCGGCTACGGTCGTTCTGTCGGGCTATGGGTGGCTCGTGCGTGCGTCGATGCTTGCCGACTCTGCAAACGACGCGTTGCACGCGTGGAACCTGTCGCAAGCCGGCGCCATGGAAGGCTTTGCGCTTATCGGCGCACTGCTGGTCAGCGTGCTGGTGTATGTCGC belongs to Paraburkholderia sp. SOS3 and includes:
- a CDS encoding FAD-dependent oxidoreductase; its protein translation is MSNEPSSTSGNVSEPGQPVDDAFEADDASTAEDPSVLAHPRFAQMFPVLAEAEVERVRRFGSLSRFSKGELLYQAGRPCPGMFVLLAGRVRIMGRDGLGHERIIHTYTHRGDFTSDVSQLSNKPAVVDAHAVDDVEAILLRPDGLSNMMISEADIGEKIMRALILRRMLVMERGHGVVLVGSSSDAQLLALQNFLRRNAFPSSTLDAAQDAEAIALLERLTPQPDDFPLVVCPNGTVLRNPDEGQLATCLGLIPEFDPTHVYDVAIIGAGPAGLATAVYAASEGLSVAALDCRAPGGQAGTSSRIENYLGFPTGITGQALAARAFNQAQKFGAHIGIPCEVTALDCERQPPVVALADGRRITARTVVIASGAEYRRPAVDELARFERGGVYYWATPIEARLCRKEPVLLVGGGNSAGQAIVFLAAHAEHIHVFLRSASLAKSMSHYLAERVMSLPNVTVHTRIELTALEGAARLERVHYRGAGGIEGSMTTHHLFVFIGAEPNTGWLSRCGVLRDSNGFVLTGTDLADAGVPSMPLQTSVEGVFAIGDVRSGSTKRVASAVGEGAAVVAQIHGFLAAAR
- a CDS encoding aldo/keto reductase; the encoded protein is MKYKPLGNTGLLVSQLCLGTMTFSSGQGVYRHIGDVGQAQADDLVRASIEAGINFFDTADVYSFGESETTLGQSFRNLQVARHDVVIATKGYTRMGQGRNAVGASRGHLMDAVDASLRRLQTDYIDLYQIHATDVLTPLDETLRALDDMVRQGKVRYIGVSNWAAWRIATALGISNQKNYERFATVQAYYSLAGRDLERELAPLMEYEKLGLLVWSPLAGGLLSGKFSRHNQNPDGSRRSTFDFPIVDKERAWNVLDAIAPIAQARQCSPARVALAWLLSRPVVTSVLVGAKRRAQLDDNLAAIEMTLSDDELAAIDKASALPPEYPGWMLATQGADRFGPADLWGGRTRA
- a CDS encoding LysR family transcriptional regulator, producing MLNRLEILKIFAAAATSPTFREAAKRLGVSPQVVTRAVRELEETVGETLFHRSTRRIQITAFGQSFAQNAQAALSAVDGLFAPHVVRADEAVGIVRITASSMIGRRFVLPVLVGLTKRYPGLVPDLRLSDVPAPVVDEQIDIGVRVGAIGDNRFVARMVASLPMWVVGSPSLIESVGEPKSLKELESMPMTCLIDRASGRPWPLIFRGERQVQPASPAFVTDDTEAEIEAACAGLGFSQSAEYLLRPYIEAGQLVRVLSRFEPEPWKLHVYRPQRGPVPRRIRVVYDELVEKLGDASPRA
- a CDS encoding SDR family oxidoreductase yields the protein MEKQALIIGATGIVGGNLAQHLLACGDWHVTGLSRGRTPPQGGIDSVSADLTSQQSVADALRGRQFSHVFFTAWSRQATERENIRVNGAMVKHVLDALGPTGTLGHAALVTGLKHYLGPFEAYAQGNVPLTPFREEQGRQPVDNFYYEQEDRVFEAARQYGFGWSVHRPHTIIGFALGNAMNMGVTLAVYATLCKQTGQPFVFPGSAAQWESLTDMTDARLLARHLEWAATSPNARNEDFNVVNGDVFRWKWMWSRIADYFGIAPAPFDGRTRPLESRMQDAGKQWKEIAARHQLKEPDVNALVSWWHTDADLGRPMEVLTDMSKSRKAGFLDYQSTPDAFFALFDRLKAEQIIPR
- a CDS encoding DMT family transporter; amino-acid sequence: MHKYERNHTLGLAQIHFAVLLAGCAGLFAKLLTVSAAQLTAGRTVFGSLALLLFAWVARKSLRLATLKDAAALALSGVILALHWFSFFHSIQVSTVAIGLLSFSTFPLFTTFLEPLVFGERIRRDDIMTALVVTLGLALVTPSLDFSNHLTQGVLWGILSALAYAVLALLSRQYTARYPSACVSFYQQAIAAICIVPFALQAQNPISASDWLYLIVLGVVFTALGQGLVIASLKHLNAQTTSVVFGLEPVYGIALAWLLIGETPALRTALGGVLICGAVVLASLRRRQ